Proteins encoded together in one Parus major isolate Abel chromosome 25LG2, Parus_major1.1, whole genome shotgun sequence window:
- the ARHGEF2 gene encoding rho guanine nucleotide exchange factor 2 isoform X2 produces MSRIESLSRVRSDRAKGKDKERMKEGKEKDARYTNGHLFTTISVSGMTMCFACNKSITAKEALVCPTCNVTIHNRCKDTLPNCTKVKQKQQKAALLKNSSALQSVSLRNKNAIRERPNSAIYPSESFRQTLLGPRRGRPSLSLSKSVSTTNISGTFNDDSPLGIRRILSQSTDSLNMRNRTLSVESLIDEGPDVILSQLLSDLEADGKEFEADSWSLAVDNSFLQQHRMDVMKRQDVIYELMQTELHHVRTLKIMGALFRRAMLEELQLDPGTVQRIFPCLDELSHIHERFLAQLLERRRESLAQDSNKNFVIDRLGDILVTQFSGPSAEQLRKAYAEFCSKHTKALKEYKDLLARDKRFQQFIRRVTRSPLLRRHGVPECILLVTQRITKYPVLIERILKNSKDNEGDCADLSRALRLVKELLSAVDEEVHAWELRGRLWDVFRRVDPRAKVPLLWDSRPGAFGRDELLRRKLVHSGGMLWKTAAGRFKDVLVLLMTDVLVFLQEKDQKYTFPMLDKPAVISLQNLIVRDIANQEKGMFLISAAPPEMYEVHAASRDDRNHWMKVIQQAVSLCPSRQDFPLIETETEASLRKLKERMEQHDRQIAALLEDKVGIFADMLALGSGCSEPPPAPRGTPFPGDPGRGPRGDVLLHDAIREVECLKEIFTGCSRDRDQNQNQNQNQNNPPEAESCPSPSASNGDSGSINGSLEFRADPDSGQRDGNGNQVPPRGSQEEINQRLVNLYGLLLRLQVQLTHQEVLLELQLPEGLQRPRPRRGSQPAVPVSGGSEPGPGAELALLQRQHGLVQEELSRCRQLCQERAQEAAALESRLRDSERERSRLERELQEARGAPAGPRGRRAAEPRRRSLPAGDALYLSFTPPQLSHPSSPGGLPFHAPAFPGPRDELEFRGADPERLREGEDTLDVLLEDEGGLGSRHSPPASPRDFLRMQDIPEEAENSQELKEGDGDS; encoded by the exons GGCAAGGACAAGGAGAGGatgaaggaggggaaggagaaggacGCGCGTTACACCAACGGGCACCTCTTCACCACCATCTCCGTGTCCGGCATGACCATGTGCTTCGCCTGCAACAAGAGCATCACGGCCAAGGAAGCGCTCGTGTGTCCCA CCTGCAACGTCACCATCCACAACCGCTGCAAGGACACCCTGCCCAACTGCACCAAGGTGAAGCAGAAG CAGCAGAAGGCGGCGCTGCTGAAgaacagctcagccctgcagtcGGTGTCCCTGCGCAACAAGA ATGCCATCCGGGAGCGCCCCAATTCTGCCATCTACCCCTCGGAGAGTTTCCGGCAGACGCTGCTGGGGCCCCGCCGCGGCCgcccctccctgtccctctccaaGAGCGTCTCCACCACCAACATCTCGGG GACGTTCAACGATGACTCTCCCCTGGGCATCCGGCGGATCCTGTCCCAATCCACGGATTCCCTCAACATGCGCAACCGGACGCTCTCCGTGGAGTCGCTGATCGACGAAG GCCCTGACGTCATCCTGAGCCAGCTGCTGAGCGATTTGGAGGCGGATGGGAAGGAGTTCGAGGCGGATTCCTGGAGCCTGGCGGTGGATaacagcttcctgcagcagcaccgCATGGACGTCATGAAACGGCAGGACGTCATCTACG AGCTGATGCAGACGGAGCTGCACCACGTGCGGACGCTGAAGATCATGGGCGCCCTGTTCCGCAGGGCgatgctggaggagctgcagctggaccCTGGCACCGTCCAGCGCATCTTCCCCTGCCTCGACGAGCTCAGCCACATCCACGAGCGCTTCCTGGCCCAGCTCCTGGAGCGGCGCCGGGAATCGCTGGCCCAGGACAGCAACAAGAACTTCGTCATCGACCGTCTCGGTGACATCCTCGTCACCCAG TTCTCTGGCCCGAGCGCGGAGCAGCTGCGCAAAGCCTACGCCGAGTTCTGCAGCAAGCACACCAAGGCGCTCAAGGAGTACAAGGACCTGCTGGCCCGGGACAAACGCTTCCAGCAGTTCATCCGG CGGGTGACGCGGTCCCCGCTCCTGCGCCGCCACGGCGTCCCCGAGTGCATCCTGCTGGTGACGCAGCGCATCACCAAGTACCCGGTGCTCATCGAGCGCATCCTCAAGAACTCCAAAG ACAACGAGGGGGACTGCGCGGACCTGTCGCGGGCGCTGCGCTTGGTGAAGGAGCTGCTCTCGGCCGTGGACGAGGAGGTTCACGCCTGGGAGCTCCGCGGGCGCCTCTGGGACGTTTTCCGACGCGTGGATCCCCGCGCCAAGGTGCCGCTGCTCTGGGACAGCCGCCCCGGAGCCTTCGGCAGGGACGAGCTGCTCCGCAGGAAGCTGGTGCACAGCGGGGGGATGCTCTGGAAAACGGCGGCCGGGCGCTTCAAAG ACGTCCTGGTGCTGCTGATGACGGACGTGCTCGTGTTCCTGCAAGAGAAGGACCAGAAATACACCTTCCCCATGCTG GACAAGCCAGCCGTCATCTCCCTGCAAAACCTGATCGTGCGGGACATCGCCAACCAGGAGAAGGGGATGTTCCTGATCAGCGCGGCCCCGCCCGAGATGTACGAGGTGCACGCGGCTTCCCGGGACGACCGCAACCACTGGATGAAGGTCATCCAGCAGGCCGTCAGCCT CTGTCCAAGCCGCCAGGATTTTCCCCTGATTGAGACGGAGACTGAAGCGTCCTTGAGGAAGCTGAAAG AGCGGATGGAGCAGCACGACCGTCAGATCGCGGCGCTGCTGGAGGACAAGGTTGGGATTTTTGCGGACATGCTGGCGCTGGGCAGCGGCTGCTCCGAGCCCCCCCCGGCCCCCCGCGGGACCCCCTTTCCTGGGGACCCCGGCCGGGGCCCCCGCGGGGACGTGCTGCTGCACGACGCCATCCGGGAAG TGGAGTGCCTGAAGGAGATTTTCACGGGATGCAGCCGGGATCGGgaccagaaccagaaccagaaccagaaccagaacAATCCCCCCGAGGCtgagagctgccccagccccagtgccagca ACGGAGACTCCGGCAGCATCAACGGCTCCTTGGAATTCCGGGCGGATCCAGACTCTGGGCAGCGG GACGGGAATGGGAACCAGGTCCCGCCGAGGGGATCCCAGGAG GAGATCAACCAGCGCCTGGTGAACCTGTACGGGCTCCTGCTGCGGCTGCAG GTCCAGCTGACCCaccaggaggtgctgctggagctgcagctgccgGAGGGGCTGCagcggccgcggccccgccggggGTCGCAGCCGGCCGTGCCGGTGAGCGGGGGCTCGGAGCCGGGTCCCGGGGCGGAGCTGGCGCTGCTGCAGCGGCAGCACGGGctggtgcaggaggagctgagccGCTGCcggcagctgtgccaggagcgGGCGCAGGAGGCGGCGGCGCTGGAGTCGCGGCTGCGGGACAGCGAGCGGGAGCGGTCCCGGCTGGAGCGGGAGCTGCAGGAGGCGCGGGGGGCTCCGGCCGGGCCGCGGGGCCGGAGAGCGGCCGAGCCCCGGCGCAGGAGCCTCCCGGCCGGGGACGCGCTGTACCTGAGCTTCACCCCCCCGCAG CTGAGCCACCCCAGCTCCCCCGGCGGCCTCCCGTTCCACGCCCCCGCCTTCCCCGGCCCCCGAGATGAGCTGGAATTCCGGGGCGCCGATCCCGAGCGGCTGCGGGAGGGCGAGGACACCCTGGACGTGCTCCTGGAGGACGAGGGGGGCTTGGGGAGCCGCCACTCCCCCCCCGCCAGCCCCCGAG ATTTCCTGAGGATGCAGGATATTCCCGAGGAGGCGGAGAacagccaggagctgaaggagGGCGACGGGGACAGTTAG
- the ARHGEF2 gene encoding rho guanine nucleotide exchange factor 2 isoform X1, protein MTGKTKGKDKERMKEGKEKDARYTNGHLFTTISVSGMTMCFACNKSITAKEALVCPTCNVTIHNRCKDTLPNCTKVKQKQKAALLKNSSALQSVSLRNKNAIRERPNSAIYPSESFRQTLLGPRRGRPSLSLSKSVSTTNISGTFNDDSPLGIRRILSQSTDSLNMRNRTLSVESLIDEGPDVILSQLLSDLEADGKEFEADSWSLAVDNSFLQQHRMDVMKRQDVIYELMQTELHHVRTLKIMGALFRRAMLEELQLDPGTVQRIFPCLDELSHIHERFLAQLLERRRESLAQDSNKNFVIDRLGDILVTQFSGPSAEQLRKAYAEFCSKHTKALKEYKDLLARDKRFQQFIRRVTRSPLLRRHGVPECILLVTQRITKYPVLIERILKNSKDNEGDCADLSRALRLVKELLSAVDEEVHAWELRGRLWDVFRRVDPRAKVPLLWDSRPGAFGRDELLRRKLVHSGGMLWKTAAGRFKDVLVLLMTDVLVFLQEKDQKYTFPMLDKPAVISLQNLIVRDIANQEKGMFLISAAPPEMYEVHAASRDDRNHWMKVIQQAVSLCPSRQDFPLIETETEASLRKLKERMEQHDRQIAALLEDKVGIFADMLALGSGCSEPPPAPRGTPFPGDPGRGPRGDVLLHDAIREVECLKEIFTGCSRDRDQNQNQNQNQNNPPEAESCPSPSASNGDSGSINGSLEFRADPDSGQRDGNGNQVPPRGSQEEINQRLVNLYGLLLRLQVQLTHQEVLLELQLPEGLQRPRPRRGSQPAVPVSGGSEPGPGAELALLQRQHGLVQEELSRCRQLCQERAQEAAALESRLRDSERERSRLERELQEARGAPAGPRGRRAAEPRRRSLPAGDALYLSFTPPQLSHPSSPGGLPFHAPAFPGPRDELEFRGADPERLREGEDTLDVLLEDEGGLGSRHSPPASPRDFLRMQDIPEEAENSQELKEGDGDS, encoded by the exons GGCAAGGACAAGGAGAGGatgaaggaggggaaggagaaggacGCGCGTTACACCAACGGGCACCTCTTCACCACCATCTCCGTGTCCGGCATGACCATGTGCTTCGCCTGCAACAAGAGCATCACGGCCAAGGAAGCGCTCGTGTGTCCCA CCTGCAACGTCACCATCCACAACCGCTGCAAGGACACCCTGCCCAACTGCACCAAGGTGAAGCAGAAG CAGAAGGCGGCGCTGCTGAAgaacagctcagccctgcagtcGGTGTCCCTGCGCAACAAGA ATGCCATCCGGGAGCGCCCCAATTCTGCCATCTACCCCTCGGAGAGTTTCCGGCAGACGCTGCTGGGGCCCCGCCGCGGCCgcccctccctgtccctctccaaGAGCGTCTCCACCACCAACATCTCGGG GACGTTCAACGATGACTCTCCCCTGGGCATCCGGCGGATCCTGTCCCAATCCACGGATTCCCTCAACATGCGCAACCGGACGCTCTCCGTGGAGTCGCTGATCGACGAAG GCCCTGACGTCATCCTGAGCCAGCTGCTGAGCGATTTGGAGGCGGATGGGAAGGAGTTCGAGGCGGATTCCTGGAGCCTGGCGGTGGATaacagcttcctgcagcagcaccgCATGGACGTCATGAAACGGCAGGACGTCATCTACG AGCTGATGCAGACGGAGCTGCACCACGTGCGGACGCTGAAGATCATGGGCGCCCTGTTCCGCAGGGCgatgctggaggagctgcagctggaccCTGGCACCGTCCAGCGCATCTTCCCCTGCCTCGACGAGCTCAGCCACATCCACGAGCGCTTCCTGGCCCAGCTCCTGGAGCGGCGCCGGGAATCGCTGGCCCAGGACAGCAACAAGAACTTCGTCATCGACCGTCTCGGTGACATCCTCGTCACCCAG TTCTCTGGCCCGAGCGCGGAGCAGCTGCGCAAAGCCTACGCCGAGTTCTGCAGCAAGCACACCAAGGCGCTCAAGGAGTACAAGGACCTGCTGGCCCGGGACAAACGCTTCCAGCAGTTCATCCGG CGGGTGACGCGGTCCCCGCTCCTGCGCCGCCACGGCGTCCCCGAGTGCATCCTGCTGGTGACGCAGCGCATCACCAAGTACCCGGTGCTCATCGAGCGCATCCTCAAGAACTCCAAAG ACAACGAGGGGGACTGCGCGGACCTGTCGCGGGCGCTGCGCTTGGTGAAGGAGCTGCTCTCGGCCGTGGACGAGGAGGTTCACGCCTGGGAGCTCCGCGGGCGCCTCTGGGACGTTTTCCGACGCGTGGATCCCCGCGCCAAGGTGCCGCTGCTCTGGGACAGCCGCCCCGGAGCCTTCGGCAGGGACGAGCTGCTCCGCAGGAAGCTGGTGCACAGCGGGGGGATGCTCTGGAAAACGGCGGCCGGGCGCTTCAAAG ACGTCCTGGTGCTGCTGATGACGGACGTGCTCGTGTTCCTGCAAGAGAAGGACCAGAAATACACCTTCCCCATGCTG GACAAGCCAGCCGTCATCTCCCTGCAAAACCTGATCGTGCGGGACATCGCCAACCAGGAGAAGGGGATGTTCCTGATCAGCGCGGCCCCGCCCGAGATGTACGAGGTGCACGCGGCTTCCCGGGACGACCGCAACCACTGGATGAAGGTCATCCAGCAGGCCGTCAGCCT CTGTCCAAGCCGCCAGGATTTTCCCCTGATTGAGACGGAGACTGAAGCGTCCTTGAGGAAGCTGAAAG AGCGGATGGAGCAGCACGACCGTCAGATCGCGGCGCTGCTGGAGGACAAGGTTGGGATTTTTGCGGACATGCTGGCGCTGGGCAGCGGCTGCTCCGAGCCCCCCCCGGCCCCCCGCGGGACCCCCTTTCCTGGGGACCCCGGCCGGGGCCCCCGCGGGGACGTGCTGCTGCACGACGCCATCCGGGAAG TGGAGTGCCTGAAGGAGATTTTCACGGGATGCAGCCGGGATCGGgaccagaaccagaaccagaaccagaaccagaacAATCCCCCCGAGGCtgagagctgccccagccccagtgccagca ACGGAGACTCCGGCAGCATCAACGGCTCCTTGGAATTCCGGGCGGATCCAGACTCTGGGCAGCGG GACGGGAATGGGAACCAGGTCCCGCCGAGGGGATCCCAGGAG GAGATCAACCAGCGCCTGGTGAACCTGTACGGGCTCCTGCTGCGGCTGCAG GTCCAGCTGACCCaccaggaggtgctgctggagctgcagctgccgGAGGGGCTGCagcggccgcggccccgccggggGTCGCAGCCGGCCGTGCCGGTGAGCGGGGGCTCGGAGCCGGGTCCCGGGGCGGAGCTGGCGCTGCTGCAGCGGCAGCACGGGctggtgcaggaggagctgagccGCTGCcggcagctgtgccaggagcgGGCGCAGGAGGCGGCGGCGCTGGAGTCGCGGCTGCGGGACAGCGAGCGGGAGCGGTCCCGGCTGGAGCGGGAGCTGCAGGAGGCGCGGGGGGCTCCGGCCGGGCCGCGGGGCCGGAGAGCGGCCGAGCCCCGGCGCAGGAGCCTCCCGGCCGGGGACGCGCTGTACCTGAGCTTCACCCCCCCGCAG CTGAGCCACCCCAGCTCCCCCGGCGGCCTCCCGTTCCACGCCCCCGCCTTCCCCGGCCCCCGAGATGAGCTGGAATTCCGGGGCGCCGATCCCGAGCGGCTGCGGGAGGGCGAGGACACCCTGGACGTGCTCCTGGAGGACGAGGGGGGCTTGGGGAGCCGCCACTCCCCCCCCGCCAGCCCCCGAG ATTTCCTGAGGATGCAGGATATTCCCGAGGAGGCGGAGAacagccaggagctgaaggagGGCGACGGGGACAGTTAG
- the ARHGEF2 gene encoding rho guanine nucleotide exchange factor 2 isoform X3, which translates to MTGKTKGKDKERMKEGKEKDARYTNGHLFTTISVSGMTMCFACNKSITAKEALVCPTCNVTIHNRCKDTLPNCTKVKQKQQKAALLKNSSALQSVSLRNKNAIRERPNSAIYPSESFRQTLLGPRRGRPSLSLSKSVSTTNISGTFNDDSPLGIRRILSQSTDSLNMRNRTLSVESLIDEGPDVILSQLLSDLEADGKEFEADSWSLAVDNSFLQQHRMDVMKRQDVIYELMQTELHHVRTLKIMGALFRRAMLEELQLDPGTVQRIFPCLDELSHIHERFLAQLLERRRESLAQDSNKNFVIDRLGDILVTQFSGPSAEQLRKAYAEFCSKHTKALKEYKDLLARDKRFQQFIRRVTRSPLLRRHGVPECILLVTQRITKYPVLIERILKNSKDNEGDCADLSRALRLVKELLSAVDEEVHAWELRGRLWDVFRRVDPRAKVPLLWDSRPGAFGRDELLRRKLVHSGGMLWKTAAGRFKDVLVLLMTDVLVFLQEKDQKYTFPMLDKPAVISLQNLIVRDIANQEKGMFLISAAPPEMYEVHAASRDDRNHWMKVIQQAVSLCPSRQDFPLIETETEASLRKLKERMEQHDRQIAALLEDKVGIFADMLALGSGCSEPPPAPRGTPFPGDPGRGPRGDVLLHDAIREVECLKEIFTGCSRDRDQNQNQNQNQNNPPEAESCPSPSASNGDSGSINGSLEFRADPDSGQRDGNGNQVPPRGSQEEINQRLVNLYGLLLRLQVQLTHQEVLLELQLPEGLQRPRPRRGSQPAVPVSGGSEPGPGAELALLQRQHGLVQEELSRCRQLCQERAQEAAALESRLRDSERERSRLERELQEARGAPAGPRGRRAAEPRRRSLPAGDALYLSFTPPQLSHPSSPGGLPFHAPAFPGPRDELEFRGADPERLREGEDTLDVLLEDEGGLGSRHSPPASPRDFLRMQDIPEEAENSQELKEGDGDS; encoded by the exons GGCAAGGACAAGGAGAGGatgaaggaggggaaggagaaggacGCGCGTTACACCAACGGGCACCTCTTCACCACCATCTCCGTGTCCGGCATGACCATGTGCTTCGCCTGCAACAAGAGCATCACGGCCAAGGAAGCGCTCGTGTGTCCCA CCTGCAACGTCACCATCCACAACCGCTGCAAGGACACCCTGCCCAACTGCACCAAGGTGAAGCAGAAG CAGCAGAAGGCGGCGCTGCTGAAgaacagctcagccctgcagtcGGTGTCCCTGCGCAACAAGA ATGCCATCCGGGAGCGCCCCAATTCTGCCATCTACCCCTCGGAGAGTTTCCGGCAGACGCTGCTGGGGCCCCGCCGCGGCCgcccctccctgtccctctccaaGAGCGTCTCCACCACCAACATCTCGGG GACGTTCAACGATGACTCTCCCCTGGGCATCCGGCGGATCCTGTCCCAATCCACGGATTCCCTCAACATGCGCAACCGGACGCTCTCCGTGGAGTCGCTGATCGACGAAG GCCCTGACGTCATCCTGAGCCAGCTGCTGAGCGATTTGGAGGCGGATGGGAAGGAGTTCGAGGCGGATTCCTGGAGCCTGGCGGTGGATaacagcttcctgcagcagcaccgCATGGACGTCATGAAACGGCAGGACGTCATCTACG AGCTGATGCAGACGGAGCTGCACCACGTGCGGACGCTGAAGATCATGGGCGCCCTGTTCCGCAGGGCgatgctggaggagctgcagctggaccCTGGCACCGTCCAGCGCATCTTCCCCTGCCTCGACGAGCTCAGCCACATCCACGAGCGCTTCCTGGCCCAGCTCCTGGAGCGGCGCCGGGAATCGCTGGCCCAGGACAGCAACAAGAACTTCGTCATCGACCGTCTCGGTGACATCCTCGTCACCCAG TTCTCTGGCCCGAGCGCGGAGCAGCTGCGCAAAGCCTACGCCGAGTTCTGCAGCAAGCACACCAAGGCGCTCAAGGAGTACAAGGACCTGCTGGCCCGGGACAAACGCTTCCAGCAGTTCATCCGG CGGGTGACGCGGTCCCCGCTCCTGCGCCGCCACGGCGTCCCCGAGTGCATCCTGCTGGTGACGCAGCGCATCACCAAGTACCCGGTGCTCATCGAGCGCATCCTCAAGAACTCCAAAG ACAACGAGGGGGACTGCGCGGACCTGTCGCGGGCGCTGCGCTTGGTGAAGGAGCTGCTCTCGGCCGTGGACGAGGAGGTTCACGCCTGGGAGCTCCGCGGGCGCCTCTGGGACGTTTTCCGACGCGTGGATCCCCGCGCCAAGGTGCCGCTGCTCTGGGACAGCCGCCCCGGAGCCTTCGGCAGGGACGAGCTGCTCCGCAGGAAGCTGGTGCACAGCGGGGGGATGCTCTGGAAAACGGCGGCCGGGCGCTTCAAAG ACGTCCTGGTGCTGCTGATGACGGACGTGCTCGTGTTCCTGCAAGAGAAGGACCAGAAATACACCTTCCCCATGCTG GACAAGCCAGCCGTCATCTCCCTGCAAAACCTGATCGTGCGGGACATCGCCAACCAGGAGAAGGGGATGTTCCTGATCAGCGCGGCCCCGCCCGAGATGTACGAGGTGCACGCGGCTTCCCGGGACGACCGCAACCACTGGATGAAGGTCATCCAGCAGGCCGTCAGCCT CTGTCCAAGCCGCCAGGATTTTCCCCTGATTGAGACGGAGACTGAAGCGTCCTTGAGGAAGCTGAAAG AGCGGATGGAGCAGCACGACCGTCAGATCGCGGCGCTGCTGGAGGACAAGGTTGGGATTTTTGCGGACATGCTGGCGCTGGGCAGCGGCTGCTCCGAGCCCCCCCCGGCCCCCCGCGGGACCCCCTTTCCTGGGGACCCCGGCCGGGGCCCCCGCGGGGACGTGCTGCTGCACGACGCCATCCGGGAAG TGGAGTGCCTGAAGGAGATTTTCACGGGATGCAGCCGGGATCGGgaccagaaccagaaccagaaccagaaccagaacAATCCCCCCGAGGCtgagagctgccccagccccagtgccagca ACGGAGACTCCGGCAGCATCAACGGCTCCTTGGAATTCCGGGCGGATCCAGACTCTGGGCAGCGG GACGGGAATGGGAACCAGGTCCCGCCGAGGGGATCCCAGGAG GAGATCAACCAGCGCCTGGTGAACCTGTACGGGCTCCTGCTGCGGCTGCAG GTCCAGCTGACCCaccaggaggtgctgctggagctgcagctgccgGAGGGGCTGCagcggccgcggccccgccggggGTCGCAGCCGGCCGTGCCGGTGAGCGGGGGCTCGGAGCCGGGTCCCGGGGCGGAGCTGGCGCTGCTGCAGCGGCAGCACGGGctggtgcaggaggagctgagccGCTGCcggcagctgtgccaggagcgGGCGCAGGAGGCGGCGGCGCTGGAGTCGCGGCTGCGGGACAGCGAGCGGGAGCGGTCCCGGCTGGAGCGGGAGCTGCAGGAGGCGCGGGGGGCTCCGGCCGGGCCGCGGGGCCGGAGAGCGGCCGAGCCCCGGCGCAGGAGCCTCCCGGCCGGGGACGCGCTGTACCTGAGCTTCACCCCCCCGCAG CTGAGCCACCCCAGCTCCCCCGGCGGCCTCCCGTTCCACGCCCCCGCCTTCCCCGGCCCCCGAGATGAGCTGGAATTCCGGGGCGCCGATCCCGAGCGGCTGCGGGAGGGCGAGGACACCCTGGACGTGCTCCTGGAGGACGAGGGGGGCTTGGGGAGCCGCCACTCCCCCCCCGCCAGCCCCCGAG ATTTCCTGAGGATGCAGGATATTCCCGAGGAGGCGGAGAacagccaggagctgaaggagGGCGACGGGGACAGTTAG